The proteins below come from a single Argopecten irradians isolate NY unplaced genomic scaffold, Ai_NY scaffold_0385, whole genome shotgun sequence genomic window:
- the LOC138312598 gene encoding uncharacterized protein isoform X1: protein MVHLLLPLRLPLPLQLPLLPLRPLLPLRLPLPLPTTTTTTPTTSTTPTTTTTPTTTANPTTTTTLTTTTNTSPATTTVPIITNQTSKLTDEEIGAVIGGTLGGILLLCCIGLAIFYFYRVHNKDAPTKDRQKRNAMEKRDRNRPQQNPRDSFGRIEATRAERYHSKESTWQTYHNPAFQHNPYNGYPRQQHHNKRKRSNDHYISSESYRGQRSDPYRQNGNPYSQGGQRSDPYRHTGNPYSQGGYRTAPRVYHDNRMAQRVYYPGGQTYGGQNIYPDLAHRNDGYMYY from the exons atg GTCCACCTACTACTACCACTCCGACTACCACTACCACTCCAACTACCACTACTACCACTCCGACCACTACTACCACTCCGACTACCACTACCACTTCCAACTACTACTACTACCACTCCGACCACTAGTACCACTCCGACTACCACTACCACTCCGACTACCACTGCCAATCCGACTACTACTACCACTCTGACTACCACTACTAACACCAGTCCAGCTACCACCACTGTACCTATCATTACAAATCAAACGTCCAAGTTAACTGATGAAGAGATAGGGGCCGTCATAGGAGGGACTTTAGGAGGCATCTTACTTCTCTGTTGTATTGGACTTGCAATCTTCTACTTTTATCGTGTGCACAACAAAGATGCCCCAACAAAGGATAGACAGAAAAGGAATGCGATGGAAAAGAGAGACAGAAATAGGCCTCAACAGAATCCGAGGGATTCTTTCGGACGGATTGAAGCAACGCGAGCAGAACGCTACCACTCCAAAGAAAGCACATGGCAGACTTACCACAACCCAGCCTTCCAACATAATCCTTACAATGGCTATCCCCgacaacaacaccacaacaagAGGAAAAGGTCAAACGATCACTATATCAGCTCTGAGAGTtacagaggtcaaaggtcagacCCTTATAGACAAAACGGCAACCCATACAGTCAAGGAGGTCAAAGGTCAGACCCTTATAGACACACCGGTAACCCATACAGTCAAGGAGGCTATAGGACAGCCCCTCGTGTGTACCATGATAACAGAATGGCTCAGAGGGTGTATTATCCGGGTGGTCAAACGTATGGTGGCCAAAACATTTATCCAGACCTTGCTCATCGCAATGAtgggtacatgtattattaa